The Lacipirellula parvula genome window below encodes:
- a CDS encoding threonine aldolase family protein, whose translation MIDLRSDTLTRPTPAMRAAIAAAEVGDDVFGEDPTVRRLEEQTADLLGKEAALFVPSGTMGNQIGVRLHCGAGDEFLCEAECHILNQEQAASAQFFGVFGRGIAAEGHLLTLGHLEDKIRPDDVHYARTRMVCLENTHNRGGGRVLPFAEVEQISAWAAANGLARHLDGARLFNAVVASGIAAREWGRLFDTVSVCFSKGLGAPVGSALVGTRDHIKEVRRLRKALGGGWRQAGLLAAAASFALDHHVDRLADDHANAQILADAVRQSHTLRLAPAQVETNIVIFDLDQRLGTAADFCKRLAEHGVGMYPFGKYRVRAVTHLDVTTEQITQAAEILLELSE comes from the coding sequence ATGATCGACCTCCGCAGCGACACGCTCACCCGCCCCACCCCCGCCATGCGGGCCGCCATCGCCGCCGCCGAGGTGGGTGACGACGTCTTCGGCGAGGATCCGACCGTCCGCCGCCTCGAGGAACAAACGGCCGACCTGCTGGGCAAGGAAGCGGCCCTGTTCGTCCCCAGCGGCACCATGGGGAACCAAATCGGCGTGCGGCTCCACTGCGGCGCCGGCGACGAATTCCTCTGCGAGGCCGAGTGCCACATCCTCAACCAGGAGCAGGCCGCCTCGGCCCAGTTCTTCGGCGTCTTCGGCCGCGGCATCGCCGCCGAAGGGCACCTGCTCACGCTCGGCCACCTCGAAGACAAGATCCGGCCTGACGACGTTCACTACGCCCGCACGCGGATGGTCTGCCTCGAAAACACCCACAACCGCGGCGGCGGGCGCGTGCTGCCGTTCGCCGAAGTCGAACAGATTTCCGCCTGGGCCGCCGCGAATGGTTTGGCCCGCCACCTCGACGGCGCCCGCCTCTTCAACGCCGTCGTCGCCAGTGGCATCGCGGCGAGGGAATGGGGCCGACTGTTCGATACCGTGAGCGTCTGCTTTAGCAAAGGCCTCGGCGCCCCGGTCGGCTCGGCGCTCGTCGGCACGCGCGACCACATCAAGGAGGTCCGCCGCCTACGCAAAGCCCTCGGCGGCGGCTGGCGGCAAGCCGGCCTCCTCGCCGCCGCGGCGAGCTTCGCCCTCGACCACCATGTCGACCGGCTCGCCGACGATCACGCGAATGCCCAAATCCTCGCCGACGCCGTACGGCAATCGCACACGCTGCGGCTCGCGCCGGCGCAAGTCGAGACGAACATCGTCATCTTCGATCTAGACCAACGCCTCGGCACGGCGGCCGACTTCTGCAAGCGGCTCGCCGAGCACGGGGTCGGCATGTATCCCTTCGGCAAATACCGCGTCCGCGCGGTAACGCATCTCGACGTGACGACGGAGCAGATCACCCAGGCGGCGGAAATCTTGCTAGAATTATCCGAGTAA
- a CDS encoding Glu/Leu/Phe/Val family dehydrogenase, with product MKSSEAAQFYFSRAADQLELKESMRRRLIIPRREIQVQVSFETDKGEVATYVGYRVQHNNARGPMKGGFRYHPQVDLDEIRSLAALMTLKTAVVNIPYGGAKGGIAVDPRTLSRTEKERITRKFIDQIHDVIGPDIDIPAPDMGTDAETMAWIMSQYNKYHGFNPGVVTGKPVEYYGIPGREEATGRGVGILTLKVLGRLGRKPQQTRIAIQGFGNVGSHAAKYLADAECKVVAVSDVSGAYYRAEGIDILGAIRYSNQNKNSLAGYKEAEKIPGDQLLELDVDVLIPAALGGVINESNVDRIKAPIIIEAANEPVRPEADEVLAKKGTLLLPDVLANAGGVTVSYFEWAQNRQFYHWNLDRVRQELERVMSQAFESVWNLSRERKVSLRTAAFMVGIERVAKATALIGVA from the coding sequence ATGAAATCTTCTGAGGCGGCCCAGTTCTATTTCAGCCGCGCGGCCGACCAGTTGGAGCTCAAAGAGAGCATGCGGCGGCGGCTGATCATTCCCCGCCGCGAAATCCAGGTGCAGGTCTCCTTCGAGACCGACAAGGGCGAAGTCGCTACCTATGTTGGCTATCGCGTGCAGCACAACAACGCCCGCGGCCCCATGAAGGGGGGCTTCCGCTATCATCCGCAGGTCGATCTCGACGAGATCCGCAGCCTCGCCGCGCTGATGACGCTGAAGACCGCGGTGGTGAACATTCCCTACGGCGGCGCCAAAGGTGGTATCGCTGTCGACCCGCGGACGCTGAGCCGTACCGAGAAGGAACGGATCACCCGCAAGTTCATCGATCAGATTCACGACGTCATTGGGCCGGATATCGACATCCCGGCGCCCGACATGGGCACCGACGCCGAGACGATGGCGTGGATCATGAGCCAGTACAACAAGTACCACGGCTTTAATCCCGGCGTCGTTACCGGCAAGCCAGTGGAGTATTACGGCATCCCCGGCCGCGAAGAGGCGACGGGTCGCGGCGTCGGCATTCTCACGTTGAAGGTCCTCGGCCGCTTGGGCCGCAAACCTCAGCAGACGCGAATTGCGATTCAAGGCTTCGGCAACGTCGGTTCGCATGCGGCGAAATACCTCGCCGACGCTGAATGCAAAGTGGTGGCCGTGAGCGACGTGAGCGGCGCCTACTATCGCGCGGAAGGGATCGATATCCTTGGCGCCATTCGCTACTCGAACCAGAACAAGAATTCCCTCGCCGGTTACAAGGAAGCCGAAAAGATTCCTGGCGATCAGCTGTTGGAGCTCGACGTCGACGTGCTGATTCCCGCGGCGCTCGGCGGCGTGATCAACGAATCGAACGTCGACCGCATCAAGGCGCCGATCATCATCGAAGCAGCCAACGAGCCGGTCCGCCCCGAAGCGGACGAAGTCCTCGCGAAAAAGGGGACGCTGCTACTGCCCGACGTGCTCGCCAACGCGGGCGGCGTGACGGTCAGTTATTTCGAATGGGCGCAGAACCGCCAGTTCTACCACTGGAATCTCGACCGCGTGCGGCAAGAACTCGAACGAGTGATGTCGCAGGCGTTTGAATCGGTGTGGAATCTGTCCCGTGAGCGTAAGGTGAGTCTGCGGACCGCAGCGTTTATGGTCGGCATCGAACGCGTCGCGAAGGCGACGGCGCTGATTGGCGTCGCGTAG
- a CDS encoding arylamine N-acetyltransferase family protein, whose translation MPDLNLDRYFHRIGYAGERTPTLETLRELHRRHAESIPFENLDSLLRRPVRIDLDSIQRKLVEEQRGGYCFEQNGLFSAVLEAIGFRLTRLAARVVYTGDPHAFPPRTHMLIRVDLGDESYLADVGFGGMVQTGPLRLAVDVEQSTPHEPFRMIRWENDYLMQASIRGGWVPLYRFTLDPQAPSDYEVGNWYVSTYPESLFVNHLMASRPAPGVRYALRNNELAIHHLGGNTERRTLRTADEVREALRDLMQIRLPEGAELEALLERLANSPSY comes from the coding sequence ATGCCTGACCTCAACCTCGACCGTTACTTCCACCGCATCGGCTATGCCGGCGAGCGGACGCCGACGTTGGAAACGCTGCGCGAGTTGCACCGGCGGCATGCCGAGTCGATTCCGTTTGAGAATCTCGACTCGCTGTTGCGCCGCCCGGTGCGGATTGATCTCGATTCAATTCAGCGGAAGTTGGTCGAGGAGCAGCGCGGCGGGTATTGCTTCGAGCAGAACGGATTGTTCAGCGCGGTGCTCGAGGCGATCGGCTTTCGGCTCACGCGGCTCGCGGCACGGGTGGTTTACACCGGCGATCCGCACGCGTTTCCGCCGCGGACGCACATGCTCATCCGCGTCGACCTCGGCGACGAGTCGTATCTCGCCGACGTTGGGTTCGGCGGCATGGTGCAAACGGGACCGTTGCGGTTGGCGGTCGACGTCGAGCAGTCGACGCCGCACGAACCGTTCCGCATGATTCGCTGGGAGAACGATTACCTCATGCAGGCGAGCATCCGCGGCGGATGGGTTCCGCTCTATCGCTTCACGCTCGACCCGCAGGCGCCGTCGGACTACGAGGTCGGCAACTGGTATGTGTCGACGTATCCCGAGTCGCTGTTCGTGAACCACCTCATGGCGTCGCGGCCGGCGCCGGGCGTGCGGTATGCGCTGCGGAACAACGAGCTCGCGATTCACCATCTCGGCGGGAACACGGAGCGGCGGACGCTACGGACGGCGGACGAAGTGCGCGAGGCGCTGCGCGACTTGATGCAGATTCGCTTGCCGGAGGGGGCGGAGCTGGAGGCGTTGCTCGAGCGGTTGGCGAATTCGCCGAGTTACTAA
- the aroF gene encoding 3-deoxy-7-phosphoheptulonate synthase — protein sequence MIAHVESKGLKPNVIRGSERTVIAVVGDERIAGIGSLESGPGVDEVLPILAPYKLASRELKSEPTVVQALGMKVGGVNIGVMAGPCSVESEEQIIASAKAVKAAGATALRGGAFKPRTSPYSFQGMKEEGLKLMAAARDVTGLAVVTEVVASEDVDLVSKYADVLQIGARNMQNYRLLEAAGKSPRPVLLKRGPSATVDEWLLAAEYILDAGNPNVMLCERGIRTFETHTRFTLPLASVPYVQAKTHLPIVIDPSHGTGHTHLVTAMSRAAIAAGADGIIVEVHPNPDKAMSDGYQSMNFDQFAEMMKQCGRIAEAMDRKLG from the coding sequence ATGATTGCTCATGTTGAATCGAAAGGGCTGAAGCCCAACGTTATTCGTGGTTCTGAGCGGACCGTCATCGCCGTCGTCGGCGACGAGCGGATCGCTGGGATCGGGTCGCTGGAAAGCGGGCCCGGGGTCGACGAAGTGCTGCCGATTCTGGCGCCTTACAAGCTTGCCAGCCGGGAGCTCAAGTCGGAGCCGACCGTAGTGCAGGCCCTCGGCATGAAGGTCGGCGGCGTCAACATCGGCGTCATGGCCGGGCCTTGCTCGGTCGAGAGCGAGGAGCAGATCATCGCCTCGGCGAAGGCGGTGAAGGCGGCGGGGGCGACGGCCCTCCGCGGCGGGGCGTTCAAGCCGCGCACCAGTCCGTACAGCTTCCAAGGGATGAAGGAAGAGGGCCTCAAGCTGATGGCCGCGGCCCGCGACGTGACGGGGCTGGCTGTGGTGACGGAAGTCGTCGCCAGCGAAGACGTCGATCTCGTTTCCAAATACGCCGATGTGCTGCAGATTGGCGCGCGCAACATGCAGAACTACCGGTTGCTTGAGGCGGCCGGCAAATCGCCGCGGCCGGTGCTGCTGAAGCGCGGCCCGAGCGCGACCGTCGATGAATGGTTGTTGGCCGCGGAATACATTCTCGACGCCGGCAACCCGAACGTCATGCTCTGTGAGCGGGGCATCCGCACGTTCGAAACGCACACGCGGTTCACGCTGCCGCTCGCCTCAGTGCCGTACGTGCAGGCGAAGACGCACCTGCCGATCGTGATCGACCCGAGCCACGGCACCGGCCACACGCACTTGGTGACGGCGATGTCGCGGGCGGCGATCGCGGCGGGCGCCGACGGGATTATCGTCGAGGTCCATCCGAACCCCGACAAGGCGATGAGCGACGGCTACCAGTCGATGAACTTCGATCAGTTCGCCGAGATGATGAAGCAGTGCGGGCGGATTGCCGAGGCGATGGATCGGAAGCTGGGGTAG
- a CDS encoding DUF1648 domain-containing protein, translated as MGKLAPPVIAVVGYFGFLAAMAATYSRLPEVVASHFNANGVPNGWMPRDSYVWTMVGIVTFTTALLAGMFALVRYLPKGMVNLPNRDYWLAPERRDETSRALGSYGLVMAGLVSLNFLGLQLLVVKANESQPVELSSGVWWILAGFLAITGVMTVAIYRRFSRTL; from the coding sequence ATGGGAAAACTCGCCCCGCCAGTCATCGCCGTCGTCGGCTATTTTGGATTCCTCGCTGCGATGGCCGCCACTTACAGCCGGTTGCCGGAAGTCGTCGCATCGCACTTCAACGCCAACGGCGTTCCCAATGGGTGGATGCCGCGCGACTCGTACGTGTGGACGATGGTCGGCATCGTGACGTTCACCACGGCGCTGCTCGCCGGGATGTTCGCGCTGGTCCGTTACTTGCCAAAGGGCATGGTCAATTTGCCGAACCGCGACTATTGGCTCGCTCCCGAGCGACGCGACGAAACGAGCCGGGCGCTCGGCAGCTACGGCTTGGTGATGGCCGGGCTGGTCTCGCTCAACTTCCTGGGGTTGCAACTGCTAGTGGTGAAGGCCAACGAATCGCAACCGGTGGAACTCTCCAGCGGAGTCTGGTGGATTCTGGCGGGATTCTTGGCGATCACGGGCGTGATGACGGTCGCGATCTACCGTCGGTTTTCGCGAACGCTGTAG
- a CDS encoding SgcJ/EcaC family oxidoreductase, producing MNRPEDAPVAFQAAWNAHDMAALGGLFAEDATFVNRFGHFVRGSDAIVALHAPIHETIYRDSTLANELLDVAHIADGAAVVHFWSRLTAGVAHPAGPQQVDTLILAVLIKQGETWRIRALENVTLTNPRTGEAILRG from the coding sequence ATGAATAGACCAGAAGACGCCCCCGTTGCATTTCAAGCGGCTTGGAATGCTCACGACATGGCCGCGCTCGGCGGCCTGTTTGCCGAGGACGCGACGTTCGTGAATCGTTTTGGGCACTTCGTCCGGGGCAGCGATGCGATCGTGGCGCTGCACGCTCCGATCCACGAAACGATCTATCGCGACTCGACGCTTGCGAACGAATTGCTCGACGTCGCGCACATTGCTGACGGAGCGGCGGTCGTCCATTTCTGGAGTCGCCTCACGGCGGGCGTCGCTCACCCGGCTGGGCCGCAGCAGGTCGATACGCTGATCCTTGCTGTGCTGATCAAGCAGGGCGAAACGTGGCGTATTCGCGCACTCGAAAACGTGACCCTGACAAACCCGCGGACCGGCGAGGCGATCTTGCGCGGGTGA
- a CDS encoding acyl-CoA desaturase has product MSTVTPKGLQKRSKREPVDPNGTAIDVSEAMSNAALLKMVSSYIRARRPFKEFGFNWPIVSWIGMVHVMAVAALFFFSWPAFITCVVLAFITGSFGVCMGYHRLLTHKSFQTYRPVRWLLAFLGGLSGEGSALTWVANHRKHHAFSDHEGDPHSPTDGAWWSHAFWFMPNFGRKWHAEVLNRYAPDMMKDKVMVALHYLFLPSHAVCAGILYAMGYFGPESWGLGGNWAGWSMVLWGLGVRMVYVLHVTWFVNSATHLWGYRNYETTDNSRNLWWVGILAFGEGWHNNHHAYQRVARQGHRWWEVDVTYWSIWMMEKVGLAWDVVRVRDIPKARA; this is encoded by the coding sequence ATGTCCACGGTCACCCCCAAGGGTTTACAGAAACGCTCGAAGCGCGAGCCAGTCGACCCTAACGGCACGGCGATCGACGTCAGCGAGGCGATGAGCAACGCCGCGCTGCTGAAAATGGTTTCCTCTTACATTCGCGCTCGGCGCCCCTTCAAGGAATTCGGCTTCAATTGGCCGATCGTCTCTTGGATCGGCATGGTCCACGTAATGGCCGTCGCCGCGCTGTTCTTCTTCAGCTGGCCGGCGTTCATCACTTGCGTCGTCCTGGCGTTCATCACCGGTAGCTTCGGCGTTTGCATGGGCTACCACCGGTTGCTGACGCACAAGAGCTTTCAAACGTATCGCCCCGTCCGCTGGTTGCTCGCCTTCCTCGGCGGCCTGTCGGGCGAAGGCTCGGCGCTCACTTGGGTCGCCAATCACCGCAAGCATCACGCCTTCAGCGATCACGAAGGCGACCCCCACTCGCCGACCGACGGCGCGTGGTGGAGCCATGCGTTCTGGTTCATGCCGAACTTTGGCCGCAAGTGGCACGCGGAAGTTCTCAATCGCTACGCCCCCGACATGATGAAGGACAAGGTGATGGTCGCGCTCCATTACCTCTTCCTCCCATCGCATGCGGTCTGCGCCGGTATCCTCTACGCGATGGGATACTTCGGTCCCGAAAGCTGGGGCCTCGGCGGCAACTGGGCCGGCTGGTCGATGGTCCTCTGGGGCCTCGGCGTGCGGATGGTCTACGTCCTGCACGTCACCTGGTTCGTCAACTCGGCAACGCACCTGTGGGGCTACCGTAACTACGAAACGACCGACAACAGCCGCAACCTGTGGTGGGTCGGCATCCTCGCCTTCGGCGAAGGCTGGCACAACAACCACCACGCCTACCAACGCGTCGCTCGTCAGGGCCACCGCTGGTGGGAAGTCGACGTCACCTACTGGTCGATCTGGATGATGGAAAAGGTCGGCCTGGCGTGGGACGTGGTGCGGGTGCGGGATATCCCGAAGGCTCGGGCGTAA
- a CDS encoding ComEC/Rec2 family competence protein, translating to MAFSGVEKRLESLDATAESPLPRTPYRPLAWLAVAGGLGVAADHALHSRLEASLFGVWWIGAVIALVCAVCAGRRGGERAAAAALLVAVGWIGGAWHHACWNEFPAGDLGRFAREESAPACVVGVLADRVKVSPPGDRSPLRAMPAPLISETTLEVEQIRDGVGWRTAGGLTRLRVAGELHGVGAGDRVVVFAQLARPAPPLNPGEYDWAAHERRFRRNSELYCEYPRCVTVTSAAPQVGRDAPLAAVRDWCEQQLTANVPTRDAPLVLATLLGDQERLSESTKDAFLNTGAIHLLVVSGAHVALLAGMVWWIVQGVPLGNASRLTLMLATVAIYALVVGLQPSVTRATILTLMTVVALVSGRTPSMGNILGLAALAVLALNPCELFRAGTQFSFLAVAILFVLSRWEWRGEPRDPLRRMIVSYYSWPRRVVRRARQAVVAMTVSSLVVGVAMAPLVAYHFHIVTPAGILLTPLAGPLIAVALGAGLGVVTIGWFVPPVAWGLGWVCGTSLHLAEWLVQFAAEIPGSFFYTAGFPGWWSLVFYGVAGLWIALPRWRPQWPVQTFAALVWVAIGYAAIGFGRVAPDTLRCTFLAMGHGTCTVLELPSGQTVLYDAGSLGSPEAATKSIAAFLWSRGINRIDAIVLSHADIDHYNALPGLLERFPIDVVYVSPMMFDPVATGGDLTAPNYLRDCLVAAGIPLREVWMGDRLRTADADVAIEVHHPPREGLMARDNANSLLLAIEFDGRRILLPGDLESPGIEQVIADPAYDCDILLAPHHGSPLSDPPGFAAWCSPEWVIFSGGERDRTMLSQQSYQHAGAVVRHTAVDGAISCVVRRQAALDVSTYRSQ from the coding sequence GTGGCCTTTAGCGGTGTTGAAAAGCGGTTGGAATCACTCGACGCGACAGCCGAATCGCCGTTGCCGCGGACGCCTTATCGTCCGTTGGCGTGGCTGGCCGTCGCGGGCGGTCTCGGCGTGGCCGCCGATCATGCACTTCATTCGCGGCTCGAGGCGAGTTTGTTCGGCGTGTGGTGGATTGGGGCCGTGATCGCGCTCGTTTGTGCCGTCTGCGCGGGTCGCCGCGGGGGCGAGCGTGCGGCTGCTGCGGCGCTGCTCGTGGCGGTCGGCTGGATCGGCGGGGCTTGGCACCATGCGTGTTGGAACGAGTTCCCTGCCGGCGATCTCGGCCGCTTCGCGCGGGAAGAATCGGCTCCGGCGTGCGTTGTCGGTGTACTCGCCGACAGAGTAAAGGTGTCGCCGCCGGGGGATCGGAGTCCGCTGCGGGCGATGCCCGCGCCGCTAATCAGCGAGACGACGCTGGAGGTTGAGCAGATTCGAGACGGCGTCGGGTGGCGGACGGCGGGCGGGCTGACGCGGTTGCGGGTGGCGGGCGAATTGCATGGCGTTGGTGCGGGTGATCGCGTCGTCGTGTTCGCGCAGCTCGCGCGGCCGGCGCCGCCGCTCAACCCGGGCGAGTACGACTGGGCCGCCCACGAACGTCGCTTCCGCCGGAACAGCGAACTTTACTGCGAGTATCCCCGCTGCGTCACGGTGACGAGCGCAGCCCCGCAGGTCGGCCGCGATGCGCCGCTCGCCGCGGTGCGCGATTGGTGCGAGCAGCAGCTCACGGCGAACGTGCCGACGCGCGACGCCCCGCTGGTGCTCGCAACGTTACTCGGCGATCAGGAGCGATTGAGCGAGTCGACGAAGGATGCGTTTCTCAACACGGGGGCGATTCACCTGCTCGTCGTGTCGGGCGCCCATGTGGCGCTGCTGGCCGGGATGGTGTGGTGGATCGTGCAAGGCGTGCCGCTCGGCAACGCGTCGCGGCTGACGCTGATGCTCGCCACCGTGGCGATTTACGCGCTCGTCGTGGGGCTGCAGCCGTCGGTGACGCGGGCGACGATTCTCACTCTGATGACCGTCGTGGCACTAGTGAGCGGGCGGACGCCGTCGATGGGGAACATTTTGGGGCTCGCGGCGCTCGCGGTGCTCGCGCTCAACCCGTGCGAGCTCTTTCGCGCGGGGACGCAGTTTAGTTTTCTGGCCGTGGCGATATTGTTCGTCCTGTCGCGTTGGGAGTGGCGGGGCGAGCCGCGCGATCCGTTGCGACGGATGATCGTTTCTTACTACTCCTGGCCGCGGCGCGTAGTGCGGCGTGCGCGGCAAGCGGTGGTGGCGATGACCGTGTCGTCGCTGGTGGTCGGCGTCGCGATGGCTCCGCTGGTGGCGTACCACTTTCACATCGTGACGCCGGCGGGGATTTTGCTGACGCCGCTCGCGGGGCCGCTCATTGCGGTCGCGCTGGGGGCGGGACTAGGAGTCGTGACGATCGGCTGGTTCGTGCCGCCGGTGGCGTGGGGGCTCGGGTGGGTGTGCGGAACCTCGCTGCACTTGGCGGAGTGGCTGGTGCAATTCGCCGCCGAGATTCCCGGCAGCTTTTTCTACACGGCGGGCTTTCCGGGGTGGTGGTCGCTCGTGTTTTATGGCGTCGCTGGGTTGTGGATCGCCCTGCCCCGCTGGCGGCCGCAGTGGCCGGTGCAAACTTTCGCCGCGCTCGTGTGGGTCGCCATCGGTTACGCGGCGATTGGCTTCGGCCGCGTGGCGCCCGACACGCTGCGGTGCACGTTCCTGGCAATGGGACACGGCACGTGTACGGTGCTCGAATTGCCGAGCGGGCAGACGGTGCTCTACGACGCGGGGAGTCTCGGTTCGCCTGAGGCGGCGACCAAGTCGATCGCCGCCTTTCTGTGGTCGCGTGGCATCAACCGGATCGACGCCATCGTCCTGTCGCATGCCGACATCGATCACTACAACGCGCTGCCGGGACTGCTCGAACGCTTTCCGATCGACGTCGTTTACGTCTCGCCGATGATGTTCGACCCGGTCGCGACCGGCGGCGATCTCACGGCGCCGAACTACCTGCGCGATTGCCTCGTCGCTGCCGGCATCCCGCTGCGCGAGGTGTGGATGGGCGACCGCTTGCGAACGGCCGACGCCGATGTCGCGATCGAAGTCCACCATCCTCCGCGCGAGGGGCTGATGGCCCGCGACAATGCGAACAGCTTGCTGCTGGCGATTGAGTTCGACGGCCGCCGCATTTTGCTGCCGGGCGATCTCGAGTCGCCCGGCATCGAGCAGGTGATCGCCGACCCCGCGTATGACTGCGACATTCTGCTGGCGCCCCACCACGGCAGCCCGCTCAGCGACCCGCCCGGCTTCGCGGCGTGGTGCTCGCCCGAGTGGGTAATCTTCAGCGGCGGCGAACGCGACCGAACCATGCTGTCGCAGCAGTCGTATCAGCATGCGGGGGCCGTCGTGCGCCACACGGCCGTGGATGGCGCCATCAGTTGCGTCGTCCGGCGGCAAGCCGCACTCGATGTCTCGACCTACCGCTCGCAGTAA
- a CDS encoding S9 family peptidase: protein MGLFHPHQFSGKLTSRLLAVVALAAVVGCNPPPRVEESKAAADEAATPAEGEKAAEATPAATTTDAPADQGASAKEQKLIPRSVLFGNPQKASARISPNGQWMSYLAPVDGILNVFVAPIDDMSAAKQVTDDKTRDIRGYSWAYTGEHILYTQDKGGDEDWHLYATDVATGKTTDLTPLDNIHATIEGVSEKFPDEILVGLNDRNPQLHDIYRVNLKTGDRKLIQENPGYAAFITDDDYNVRFAFTYTADGGNEVLEPAEGDAGKPGDKGITDWVTFMKVGPEDAMSTSPAGFNKDGTVLYLLDSRDRNTSALFSIDLKTDEKKLIAENPKADIGEVLVHPTEKTIQAVAFTYEKTEWDILDESIKKDLDYLKTVEDGEVIVTSRTLDDKQWTVAFMLDDGPVKFYRYDRGEGKAHFLFNSRDDLEGYPLVKMHPVLIPTRDGKELVSYLTLPAGSDPDGDGVPNTPVPLVLNVHGGPWARDAWGFDPEHQWLADRGYAVLAVNYRGSTGFGKSFVNAANGEWAGKMHDDLIDAVNWAVKKGIAQKDKVAIMGGSYGGYATLVGLTYTPDVFAAGVDIVGPSSLVTLLENVPPYWASFMPVMKIRVGDVDTEEGKAELLKRSPMTKVDQIKKPLLIGQGANDPRVTQLEADQIVKSMEDKKIPVTYVLYPDEGHGFAREPNRKSFNAVTEAFLAEHLGGKYEPVGKDFEGASIHVPSGAAQVPGLDKELKADRKQMPPKPEAKETEK, encoded by the coding sequence ATGGGTCTTTTTCACCCGCACCAGTTCTCAGGAAAATTGACGAGCCGCCTATTGGCGGTCGTCGCCCTTGCCGCAGTCGTTGGCTGCAATCCCCCGCCGCGCGTCGAGGAATCGAAGGCAGCCGCCGACGAAGCCGCGACGCCTGCCGAAGGCGAAAAGGCCGCCGAGGCAACTCCCGCGGCGACCACCACCGACGCCCCGGCCGATCAGGGCGCCTCAGCGAAGGAGCAAAAGTTGATCCCCCGCAGCGTGTTGTTTGGCAATCCGCAGAAGGCCTCCGCTCGCATTAGCCCGAACGGCCAGTGGATGAGCTACCTCGCCCCCGTCGACGGCATTCTCAATGTCTTCGTCGCCCCGATCGACGATATGTCGGCCGCCAAGCAAGTGACCGACGACAAGACCCGCGACATCCGCGGCTACAGCTGGGCCTACACCGGCGAACACATCCTCTACACGCAAGACAAGGGCGGCGACGAAGATTGGCATCTGTACGCCACCGACGTTGCCACCGGCAAAACGACCGACCTCACGCCGCTCGACAACATCCACGCCACGATCGAAGGCGTGAGCGAGAAGTTCCCCGATGAAATCCTCGTCGGCCTGAACGATCGCAACCCGCAGCTCCACGACATCTACCGCGTCAACCTGAAGACCGGCGATCGCAAACTGATCCAAGAAAACCCTGGCTACGCCGCGTTCATTACCGACGACGACTACAACGTTCGCTTCGCCTTTACCTACACGGCCGACGGCGGCAACGAAGTCCTCGAACCGGCCGAGGGCGACGCCGGCAAGCCGGGCGACAAGGGCATCACCGACTGGGTCACCTTCATGAAGGTCGGCCCCGAAGACGCGATGTCGACCTCGCCCGCCGGCTTCAACAAGGACGGCACGGTGCTCTACCTGCTCGATAGCCGCGATCGCAACACGAGCGCCCTCTTCTCGATCGATCTCAAGACCGACGAGAAGAAGCTGATTGCCGAGAACCCCAAGGCCGACATCGGCGAGGTGCTGGTCCACCCGACTGAAAAGACGATCCAAGCGGTCGCCTTCACCTACGAGAAGACCGAGTGGGACATCCTCGACGAGTCGATCAAGAAAGATCTCGACTACCTGAAGACGGTCGAAGACGGCGAAGTGATCGTCACCAGCCGCACGCTCGACGATAAGCAATGGACCGTCGCGTTCATGCTCGACGACGGGCCGGTGAAGTTCTATCGCTACGATCGCGGCGAGGGGAAGGCCCACTTCCTCTTCAACAGCCGCGACGATCTCGAAGGCTACCCGCTCGTGAAGATGCACCCGGTGCTGATTCCAACGCGCGACGGCAAAGAGCTCGTTTCGTACCTCACGCTGCCGGCCGGCAGCGACCCTGACGGCGACGGCGTACCGAACACGCCGGTGCCGCTGGTGCTGAACGTCCACGGCGGCCCGTGGGCCCGCGATGCGTGGGGCTTTGATCCCGAGCATCAATGGCTCGCCGATCGTGGCTACGCCGTGCTCGCCGTGAATTACCGCGGTTCGACCGGCTTCGGCAAGTCATTCGTCAACGCGGCGAACGGCGAATGGGCCGGCAAGATGCACGACGACCTGATCGACGCCGTCAACTGGGCCGTCAAGAAGGGGATCGCTCAAAAGGACAAGGTCGCCATCATGGGCGGCAGCTACGGTGGTTACGCAACCCTGGTTGGTCTGACGTACACCCCCGACGTCTTCGCCGCCGGCGTCGACATCGTCGGCCCGTCGAGCCTCGTGACGCTGTTAGAAAACGTGCCGCCCTACTGGGCCTCGTTCATGCCCGTCATGAAGATCCGCGTCGGCGACGTCGACACGGAAGAAGGCAAGGCGGAGTTGCTCAAGCGGTCGCCGATGACGAAGGTCGACCAAATCAAGAAGCCGCTCCTCATCGGCCAAGGCGCCAACGACCCGCGGGTCACGCAGCTCGAGGCCGATCAAATCGTCAAATCGATGGAAGACAAGAAAATTCCGGTCACCTACGTCCTCTATCCCGACGAGGGCCACGGCTTCGCCCGCGAGCCGAACCGCAAGTCGTTCAACGCCGTCACCGAAGCGTTCCTCGCGGAACACCTCGGCGGCAAGTATGAGCCGGTTGGCAAAGATTTTGAAGGGGCGTCGATCCACGTCCCGAGCGGAGCGGCCCAAGTGCCGGGGCTCGATAAGGAGCTAAAGGCCGATCGGAAGCAAATGCCGCCGAAGCCAGAGGCGAAGGAAACTGAGAAGTAG